GAGGTTCTGCAGCAGGAAATCGGCGGGTCGGCTGCGGTTGGCCTCAATGCCACCGACGGTGGCGGCCGCCAACACCACTACATCGGGTTTGTTCGCCTGCATCCAGTGCCTTACGGCCTGGCCATCGAGCAGATCGAGCTGCTGCCGTGTGGGGGTGAGCATTGCGCCACCCTGGGCTGGATTGCCATATCCCTTGCGCATCAGGGCGCGGCTGATGGCGCTGCCGGCCATGCCGCGGGCACCGGCAATGAAGATGCTGTCGCTGGGGTGGAGGAGAGACATGGCGGAAGCGTCTGTTATTCCCGTGTTCCCACCACTTGGAAGCCGTTTGCTTGCAGATAGGCCTCTTTGCGGGCTTCCTCCTGGTCGACAGCGATCATCTCTTTGACCAGTTCTTCCAGGGTGGTAGTGGGCGTCCAGCCCAATTTCTCGCGGGCGTTGGTGGGATCTCCGAGCAGGGTCTCTACTTCCGCGGGGCGGAAATAACGGGGATCGATGCGCACCACGATGGTGCCGGTGTCGCTGCGGCGGCCGGTTTCCTCGAGCCCTGATCCTTCCCATTGGAGCTGGCCCCAACCGAGGGCCTGGGCGGCGAGCTCAATGAAGCGGCGCACTGATTCCTGGCGGCCGGTGGCGATCACAAAGTCTTCTGGGGTGTCCTGTTGGAGCATCCGCCACTGCATTTCGACGTAGTCGCGGGCGTGGCCCCAGTCGCGCAGGGAATCGAGGTTGCCCATGTAAAGGCACTGGTCGAGGCCGGCATCAATGCGGGCCAGGCCGCGGGTGATCTTGCGGGTCACGAAGGTTTCACCGCGCCTGGGGCTCTCGTGATTGAACAGCAGGCCATTGCAGGCAAACATGCCGTAGGCCTCGCGGTAATTGATGGTGATCCAGTACGCGTAAAGCTTGGCCACGCCGTAGGGACTGCGGGGGTGAAAGGGGGTGGATTCCTTTTGCGGGACCTCCTGCACGAGGCCATAGAGCTCGGAGGTGGAAGCTTGGTAGATGCGCGTTTTTGCTGTGAGGCCGCAGATGCGCACGGCCTCGAGGATGCGCAGGGTGCCGAGGGCGTCGACGTTGGCGGTGTATTCAGGGGCCTCGAAACTCACGGCCACATGGCTCTGGGCGCCGAGGTTGTAGATCTCATCGGGCTGCACCTGCTCGATGATGCGCTGAAGGTTGCTGCCGTCGGAGAGATCGCCGTAATGGAGGGTGAGGCGCGGATCTAGTTCGTGCGGATCTTGGTAAAGGTGATCGATGCGGGTGGTGTTGAAGGAGGATGCACGGCGCTTGATGCCGTGGACGGCGTAGCCCTTTTTCAGGAGCAGCTCAGCGAGATAGGAGCCGTCCTGTCCAGTAATCCCAGTGATGAGAGCCTTTTTCATGAAAGTGAATTTATGCCCGACTCAGTCATCTGCAGACATCGTGACGAGAGAAGTGGTCTATGCATGCAGAGCTCGTATCTCCAAAAACGATTGTGATGGAATCCGCTTTCGCGATAGCCGCCTGGTCAGCCACCAACTTTTTGGCCACCCTGGACATGTGGGATCTTTGCGTCGATGGCAGCCGAGTTCCGATCTCTTAGCCCAGCTCCAGCAACCCTGGTGGTGGGGTGACCAACAGCCAGCCGTCGTTGAGGTGCACTTCCGGCACGATCGCCTCCACGAACGGCACCATCAGGGTGCGGCCGTCGGGGGTTTTGATCTCCAGCAGTTCGTTGCCGCCGCTGATCAGATCACTCACGCTGCCGATCGCTTCCCCCTCGGCGCTGAGGCGCGCCTCTAAGCCCACCAAGTCGAGCAGGTGAAACTCGCCCTCCTCCAGTTCGGGGCGATCGTCCGCCGGCACCATCAAGGTTTGGCCCACTAAAGCTTCTGCCGCGTCGCGGCTGTCGACCCCCGCAAAGCGCACCACAAACACGCTCTTGCCCGGCAGCTGGCGGCCACTTTTAAGCTCGATTTCTCGTGGGGCCTTGCCCCGGGCTTTCAGCCAGCGGGTGCCGGGCTCGGTGAAGCGCTCGGGAAATTCACTGGCGGGGTTGATGCGCAGCTCGCCTTTGAGCCCCTGCACGGCTACTACCTTGCCCACCGGCAGCCAGTCGTCAGCGGACGTGGGAGCCGCAGAGGTGCTGGCGTTGGTCATGGCCGCAAGAGCAGTCGCCACCTCATCATCCTTCCGCGCGATACTGGGGGTCTGACCGATCCTTTGCCATGGCTTCCGCCGCTCCAATCCTGCCTGGTGCCACGGTGAAGGTGGTGGATCCCCGCTCCATTTACAACGGCTACACCGGCTTTGTGCAGCGCATCAGCGACGACCGCGCCGCTGTGCTGTTTGAAGGCGGCAACTGGGACAAGCTCGTGACCCTGCGCCTGCGCGATCTCAGCGCCGACTGAGGCCCATGGCGGAATCCCTGCGCCTGCAGCTCCGGCGCGTGGTGCTGGAGTCCGGCACCCCAGCCGGGCGGGTCTACAACCTGGTGATCTTTGGGACGATCCTGCTCAGCGTGGTCGGCCTGCTGGTGGAACCGCATCCGATGCGGGTTGCAGCACCCGGTGAGATCCCCCTTTGGGTGGGGGAGCTGGAGAGGGCCTGCCTGCTGGTGTTCATGGCCGACTACCTGCTGCATTTGTGGGTGTCCCCGAAGCCGCTGGCCTACGCGCGCAGCTTCTTTGGTCTGATCGACCTCTCGGCGGTGCTGTTCTTCTTTGTGCCCCAGATCAACAGCGGCCTGATCCTCTGGATCTTCAAGTTCGGCCGGGTGCTGCGCGTGTTCAAGCTGTTGCGCTTCATGGATGAAGCCCAGATGCTCGGCAGAGCCTTGCGGGCCAGCGCCCGCCGCATCGGCGTGTTCCTGTTCTTTGTGGTGATGGCTCAGGTGGTGCTGGGCTATCTGATGGTGGCCTTTGAAAGCAGCCACCCCGACACCCAGTTCCAGACCGTGGGGCAAGGGGTCTACTGGGCGATCGTCACGATGACCACCGTGGGTTACGGCGACTTCGTGCCCCAGACGGTGCAGGGGCAGTTACTGGCAGCGGTGGTGATGCTGCTGGGTTTCGGGATCATCGCCATCCCCACCGGCATCGTCACCGTGGAATCGATCCAGCAAGCCCGTCAGGATCGGCTGCGCGTCTGCAGCCAGTGCGGCCACCAGGAACACCGCCGCGGGGCGCTGCACTGCGATCAGTGTGGAGCGCCCTTGCCGGCCTTGCCTCAGTCGCCTGTCAGCTGAGCAAGGGCGGTGCGGGCCGCCTTTTGTTCGGCTTCTCGGCGGGAACCGCCCCAGCCTTCAGCCTTGAGGTCGGGCGGCAGGGTCACCGTGCAGTGGAAGCGGCGCGGGTCGCCGTGCTGCTGGCTGATCTCTTGGCTGCTGTAGGTCGGCAGGCCAAGGCTTTTCCCCTGGCTCCACTCCTGCAGGGCAGATTTGCTGTTGCCGCGGTGGGGATCCGCCAGCACTGCTTCAGCGCTGCGGCTCCAGTGGGGCGTCAGCCATTGCTGTACCGCATCGGTGCCAGCAATGCGATATACCGCACCTATCAGCGCTTCGCTCAGCTCGGCGCGGATGGTGGCGGCCGCTGTGTTGTCGCCGCTGGCCTTGGGGCCGATGCGCCACCAGCGGTCGATCTCCAGGCTGGCGCCCAGCTCCGCCAGCCAGCGATCACTGACCAGCTGGGCCCTGAGGCTGGAGCGGTCACCTACAGGCATCGCTGGGTAGAGGGCGGCAATGAATTCGCTGGCGGTAAGCCGCAGCACCGCATCCCCTAAGAACTCCAGCTGCTCGTGGTGGGGATTCAGTCCGCTGGAGGTGTGGGTGACGGCCTCCTGCAGCCATGCCTGCTGCGCAGCGTCCAACGCGTTGGGTTTCAGAGCCAGCTCTTGCCAAAGCGTCGCAACCGGTTCGGGGGATGGAGGCATGCCGGCTGGATCTGAGCTGTTTCTGTTGGTTTGATGCTTATTCATAACTGAGTCACATCTGAGAGTTATCTATGGAGTGACTGAGAGCACTTCGCTTGCATGACCCTCGAGCCTGCGATTGGCAGCGATCTGACTCAGGTTGACGCGATCGCACCAGAGGGTGCAGAGGTTCTTGCCAGTTCGGTCAGCGCTGATCTGGTCGCTGTCAGTACAGCGGAGTTTGAGCTGGAGCAGATCGAGTCTTCCCAGCCGGCTGAGGTTTCCGGCGCTGTGGACCTGAAGCCTGTTGATAGTGCACCCGATCAGGCCTCGCCAGTGGAGGCAGGGCCGAGTGCATTGGCAGACCATGCTGCTGTTGAGCAGGTTCTGCCCGAGGCCGTGCTTGCGGAGCCGGGCCAGCCTGATCCTGTTGAGCGCGTGTTGCATTCGGCTGGTTGTGGTTGCGCCGCATGTAGTGGCGGAAGTTCACAGTCGCAACAGGGATCGGGCGCGAATGCGTTGGCGGCTGCCTCGTTGGGAACCCTCGATCAACTGGCGGATTATCTAGAAACGCAATTTTGGACTGATTCGAATACGACGAACCGCAATTTCAATCTGTCGGAGTCAGGAACGTATGCCAAATCTGGTGAGCTGACATACAACACCAGTGGAAATTGGTTCGATGCCAATGGCCTGTCATCTGGTCGCGCCAATATGGTGGATGAGGCCTTCAAGATTTTTGAGGCCACTCTTGGAATTGATTTTCAGGAAACAAGTGCTTTAGACGCAGATTTCGATTTTAGTGATAACCGCTCTGGCGCCTTTGCTACATCCGATCTTTCAGGCAGTGCCATCAATTATTCTTGGATTAACGTTGCGTCAAGCTGGTTTTACAGCAGTGAAGTTTTCGGCGATTACGCCTTTCAAACAGTTCTGCATGAGATAGGCCACGGCCTCGGTTTAGGGCATCAAGGCCTCTACAACGGCACGGGCAGTTATGCCACAGATGCTGATTTCACGAACGATTCGTGGCAGGCCTCGATGATGTCGTATTTCGATCAATCGTCGAATACATCGATCGATGCCAGTTTTGCTTATCTGAGCACCCCGATGGTGGTGGATTGGATTGCATTGGACGATCTCTATGGGCCACAGGGCTACGGCATCAGCAATGCCTTCCTGGGAGACACCACCTTCGGCTTCAACACCACCATCACGGCCAGCACCAGTCAGGTGTTCAATCAGCTCAAGGATTGGATTCCCACGACCGCCTTCACTGTGGTGGATGGAGGTGGTAGCGACACGCTGGATTTCAGT
This region of Synechococcus sp. NOUM97013 genomic DNA includes:
- a CDS encoding ion transporter encodes the protein MAESLRLQLRRVVLESGTPAGRVYNLVIFGTILLSVVGLLVEPHPMRVAAPGEIPLWVGELERACLLVFMADYLLHLWVSPKPLAYARSFFGLIDLSAVLFFFVPQINSGLILWIFKFGRVLRVFKLLRFMDEAQMLGRALRASARRIGVFLFFVVMAQVVLGYLMVAFESSHPDTQFQTVGQGVYWAIVTMTTVGYGDFVPQTVQGQLLAAVVMLLGFGIIAIPTGIVTVESIQQARQDRLRVCSQCGHQEHRRGALHCDQCGAPLPALPQSPVS
- the gmd gene encoding GDP-mannose 4,6-dehydratase, encoding MKKALITGITGQDGSYLAELLLKKGYAVHGIKRRASSFNTTRIDHLYQDPHELDPRLTLHYGDLSDGSNLQRIIEQVQPDEIYNLGAQSHVAVSFEAPEYTANVDALGTLRILEAVRICGLTAKTRIYQASTSELYGLVQEVPQKESTPFHPRSPYGVAKLYAYWITINYREAYGMFACNGLLFNHESPRRGETFVTRKITRGLARIDAGLDQCLYMGNLDSLRDWGHARDYVEMQWRMLQQDTPEDFVIATGRQESVRRFIELAAQALGWGQLQWEGSGLEETGRRSDTGTIVVRIDPRYFRPAEVETLLGDPTNAREKLGWTPTTTLEELVKEMIAVDQEEARKEAYLQANGFQVVGTRE
- a CDS encoding NAD(P)H dehydrogenase subunit NdhS, which gives rise to MASAAPILPGATVKVVDPRSIYNGYTGFVQRISDDRAAVLFEGGNWDKLVTLRLRDLSAD
- the rimM gene encoding ribosome maturation factor RimM (Essential for efficient processing of 16S rRNA), translating into MTNASTSAAPTSADDWLPVGKVVAVQGLKGELRINPASEFPERFTEPGTRWLKARGKAPREIELKSGRQLPGKSVFVVRFAGVDSRDAAEALVGQTLMVPADDRPELEEGEFHLLDLVGLEARLSAEGEAIGSVSDLISGGNELLEIKTPDGRTLMVPFVEAIVPEVHLNDGWLLVTPPPGLLELG
- a CDS encoding ribonuclease III family protein; translation: MPPSPEPVATLWQELALKPNALDAAQQAWLQEAVTHTSSGLNPHHEQLEFLGDAVLRLTASEFIAALYPAMPVGDRSSLRAQLVSDRWLAELGASLEIDRWWRIGPKASGDNTAAATIRAELSEALIGAVYRIAGTDAVQQWLTPHWSRSAEAVLADPHRGNSKSALQEWSQGKSLGLPTYSSQEISQQHGDPRRFHCTVTLPPDLKAEGWGGSRREAEQKAARTALAQLTGD